In Anaerolineales bacterium, the following proteins share a genomic window:
- a CDS encoding YbaK/EbsC family protein — MTDIHEQLRALLDKEGATYRVIEHEPEGRTELIAKIRGNRIEQSIKSIVVQVRVSKKENIYCLANVPGDCRVDLDGIKRHFDAKGVGMAPREKAEALTGCVIGEIPPFTFCDQLHLLVDPLVQENVEVVFNAGRLDRSIFMKLDDYIRIAKPQLVPIAQRG, encoded by the coding sequence ATGACAGACATCCACGAACAACTCCGCGCGTTGCTAGATAAAGAAGGCGCGACCTACCGCGTGATCGAACACGAACCCGAAGGGCGGACGGAACTCATCGCGAAGATTCGCGGCAACCGCATCGAACAATCCATCAAATCGATCGTGGTTCAGGTGCGGGTGAGCAAAAAGGAAAACATCTACTGCCTCGCCAACGTCCCCGGCGATTGCCGCGTGGACTTGGATGGTATCAAACGGCATTTCGATGCGAAAGGCGTAGGCATGGCGCCGCGCGAGAAAGCCGAAGCGTTGACTGGGTGCGTCATCGGGGAGATTCCCCCGTTCACATTTTGCGACCAACTCCACTTGTTGGTTGATCCGCTCGTCCAAGAAAATGTCGAAGTGGTGTTCAACGCCGGTCGCTTGGACCGATCCATCTTTATGAAACTCGACGATTACATCCGCATTGCCAAGCCGCAACTGGTACCAATCGCCCAACGCGGTTGA